One Blastocatellia bacterium genomic window, GAGCGTGAGAAGCAAGCCTTGTTCCTGCCTCGTTTCTCCCTTCAGGGGGCCCAGAAATCGGCGGGCGAGGGATTCCAGCCCATGTCCCCCCGCTTTTGCTGCCGCTGCTCCGCCGGGGGATCGCACGAGGAGCGCCCAGTGAGGCGTGAGTTTCTCCCCTTCAAGCTCCAGGCCCGTCAGGACGAGCGCGATGTGAGCGCCAGGCAACGGTGGAACGCGCCAGGCAGCAGCGCCAGGCAGGAAAGGAGTGAGCGTCTGCCAGGCGCGCGTGCGCTCAAGCGCGTCGAGCGCACGGGTGGTGTCGCGCACCTCGATATAAGCCAGCGCCGTCGCCGGCACATATTCCAGGAGACTTCGGTTGCGACTGATGTAGTACCACGCCGCGACTGTCACGCCGGAGAGGCCAAGTCCGAGAATGATCAGCTTCTTCCTCCATCGGCTCACGTCGGGTTTGGGACCGGGGGACGACGCTGTCTCGATGGATGCCGTCTCCCGACCCGAGGACGTCGGCCGATTCTCGCTCGCTTGCTCAATCCGGCTCATCATCTCTTGTTCTGCGGTTGTTGCCGATCGCAACCTCGCTGGAGTGCTCAACCGAGGCCGCTATGGTAACACCAGCCTGTTGATTTCTCCATGTCAGCCTTTTATTATAACTGCCGTCGGTGAAGGGATGATGCGCGAGAGACCGGTGGTTACGATTTATTCAAAGCCCGGTTGTCATTTGTGCGAGGAGGCGAAGGAAGCTATTATGAGATCCGGCTGTCCGGTGGCATTCCGGTTGGAGATCGTCAACATCGAGGAGGATGCGCAGCTCTTTGCCCGGTTTAAGGATGACATCCCGGTCATTTTCATCAACGGTCTCAAAGCGTTCAAGCATCGCGTGACGCCGAGAGAGTTTTGTGACAGGCTCTGTCGTATCACTCAACGAACGAGGTGACTCATGAGACCACTGGGATTGCGCGTGTTGCTGGCGGGGTTGATGATGGTGATCGCCTGCTCTCACCAGCCGGAGTCGCAAGCGACCGACAGTCAATCTCCTTCGTCTCGGTCGGCCACAGAATTCGATGGGGAGCGAGCTTTTCAGCATGTGCGGGCACTGGTGGAGATGGGGCCGCGACCGGTGGGAAGCGCTGCTCACGACCGAGCGCGCGATTACATCGTCGCCGAGTTGAAAAAATATGGGCTGACAATCATCAAGGACGAATTCACGGCCCAAACGCCGCTCGGCCAGCGACCCATGGTCAGCATCATCGGCGAGCTGAAGGGCGAAAGCGATAACATCCTGATCCTGGCCAGCCACTACGACACTAAACTTTTCACTGACATCACCTTCGTGGGAGCCAATGACGGCGGATCGAGTACCGGAGCCTTGCTCGAACTCGCCCGCGTGATCGCTGCTCGCCAGCAGAAGCCAAAACACACGCTCTGGTTCACCTTCTTTGACGGCGAAGAAGCGTTCGTCAACTGGACGCAAGCGGATTCCAAGTATGGCAGTCGTCATCTCGTGGCCCGACTGGAGGGGGAGCGAAAGCTGGAGAAGGTGAAGGCGATGATCCTTCTCGATATGATCGGGGATAAAGACCTGGAGCTCAAACGCGATGGCTATTCCACTCCCTGGCTGGTGGATATCATCTGGGCGGCCGCCAGGGAACTCGGGTACGAGAAGCATTTCAGTTCGAGCGAGACCTTCATTGATGACGACCACATCCCCTTTCTGGACAAAGGTGTGCCAGCCGTGGACCTGATTGATTTCAACTACGGATTGTTCAATCGCTACTGGCACACGGCGGAAGACACCCTCGACAAGTTGAGTCCCAGGAGCCTGAAAATCGTCGGCGACACCGTGCTCACCGCCCTGCCGCGCATTGAGGAGGCTGTGAATCAAAAGGGCAAGAGCTGAGCGGATGGCTCTCGTCGGCCTCGCCCGTACGGAAGACGATCGGTGGCCGGATGGAGGGGATGCGCGGCGGGAGATTACGTCTGAGAGGAGGCCGAGATGGGACGGCGGATTGCCGTGATTCCCGGTGATGGCATCGGGATCGAGGTGGTGACCGAAGCGGTGAGGGTGCTTGAGAAGGCCAATCGCCTCTACCATCTGGATCTCGAGTTCACCTGGTTTGATTGGGGAGCGGAGAAGTACCTTCGAGAGGGCGTGACGCTCCCTTCGGGGGCGGTGGAGATGTTACAGTCGGACTATGCGGCTATCCTGGCGGGGGCGTTCGGCGACCCTCGCGTCCCCGATAATAAACATGCTCACGACATCCTTCTCGGTCTTCGGTTCAGACTCGATCTCTACATTAATTTGCGCCCCGTTCGGTTACTCGCGGAGGACCTGACGCCACTGAAAAATCGCACGGTCCGTGATCTCGATTTCGTCATCTTTCGAGAAAATACCGAGGGCGCTTATGTCGGCATCGGCGGCATCTTCAAAAAGGGAACGGACGAGGAGATCGCTCTTCAAGAGGAAATCAACACGCGACGGGGCGTCGAGCGCATCATCGTGGCAGCGTTCGAGTATGCGCGTCGGCAGGGACGACGGCGAGTGACGCTGGTGGATAAATCGAATGCGATGCGCTTCGGCCACGACCTCTGGCAGCGCACCTTCCGCGAGGTGGCTCATCGTTATCCGGAGATCGAAGCGACCCATCAGTACGTGGATACAATGGCGTTGCTCATGGTGCAGAATCCCGCCGAGTGCGATGTCATCGTCACGACAAACCTCTTCGGTGATATCTTGAGCGATCTCGGGGCGGCACTCGTTGGAGGATTGGGGGTCGCTCCATCGGGAAATATTCATCCCGGGCGGGTGTCACTTTTCGAGCCGGTTCACGGCTCCGCTCCGTCGCTGGCGGGAAAGAATCTCGCCAATCCCATCGGGGCTGTGCTGACCGCGGCGATGATGCTCGAATATCTCGACGAGAAACCGGCGGCACGGGCTATCGAAACGGCGGTGATCGAAACGATCGCCGCCGGGGAGGTCACTCGGGATTTAGGTGGGCGACTCTCAACCAGTGAAGCGGGGCAGGCCATCGTCGCCCGATTAAGATGACGGCGGCGAAGCGAGGCGAGACTCGCTCACGGGCCGCTCGCTTCCCGATGCCGGGGGAGGAGGAACCATGAGAAAGTGGCAATATAAGACGCTGGATTGGGGAGAACTGAGAAAACTGGGAGCTATCGTCACGGGCAAGGACTTCGTTGACGAGAATGTGGACGCCGGGTTGAACAAACTGGGAGATGAAGGATGGGAGCTGGTCGGCGTCTACGTTGACGGATTCGTCGTGCATCGGTCGCAAAAGGCCATTGACATCGTCTCGATCAGTCGCTACGTCAAGTTCACCTTCAAGCGTCCGGTCGAAGGATCATGAAGGAGGATGACATCGCGCATGAGTCCGCTGGGGGATGAGAGGGAGCGCCTTGGCGGGAACGGGGCTCCCTCCCGGCTGAAAGGACTTTCCCGTTCGATCAGGAGCATCACCGGAGATCATGCCCTTTCTCGATCTCGATGAGGGGCGGATTTACTACCGCCAGCAGGGGCAGGGCGAACCGATCGTCTTCGTCAACGACTGGCCGCTGTCACACCATTACTGGGGGCCTCTGGCGCATCGGCTGCGCTCCTGCTTCCGACTGATCGGATTCGACCCTCGAAGTACGGGCCAGAGTCGCACGCTCGTTCCCTCCGCCCCCTGCGATGTTGAAACCCAGGCGGAAGATCTTCACAGCATCATCACGCGACTGGGGTTGGGCGAAGTTCATCTCGTCGGTCACGGCCTGGGAACGGTGGTGGCTGGCCTCTGCCTCCGGGTGCATCCGCAGGACGTGCGCACGTTGACGCTCATCACCCCGATCCTCCGGCCTGAAGCACCCGAAGGAGTGAACGGATATGTCGCCTATGCCCAGGCTGTTCTCATGTTGCGGAAACTCACGGCTGTCCCTCTGGCGCGCAATCTGCTGCTCCGTCGCTATTCCTACGGACGCATCCCCTCGGCCTATCGCCAGGCTCTGCTGGAGGACTTCAATCGCGTGAGCGTATCGGCCGCGTGGGAGGCGATTCACTCGGCGACCGAAGAAGAAACCTTGCGCCGCTTCGCCGAGTCCCTGACGATGACCAAATGTCCCGTGCTCATCCTGGCCTGTGGCGCGGACAAACTGTCGCCTTTGGAGACAGCACGCTGGATCTATGATCGGATTCAAACCGGTACACTCATCACCTTGAAAACACACGGTCATTTCCCCATGCTTGAGTCCCCGGAGAAAATCGGCAGCTTGCTGCGGGAGTTCTTCGAGAAAACGTCACCCGGGACTGGCAGTGCAGTTTCCTGAAACAGGAAGCACAAGCTCTTCTTGTGGATCAGGGATGTCGTCGTTAGAATCCTCCTTTAAAGACAGAGCTGACCATATCCGGGAGAGGGTTTCAGACGGATTCAAGAAAATGGATGGGGCTCTATCGCTGTGAAACCTTCCGGCAAGACAGGGCGTAGTTACTATCTGGACCGGGAAAGGATATCAAGGTAATGAGAGGACTAATGCCTATGGGTTCTAGGACTGTGGTACAAGCCCCGATTGATCAAACGGCTCTTCGCGGGCGGATGCGGGTGGTCGTTGTGACAGAGTCGCTCGTTCGGAGCCGTGAAATTGCTCATCTGCTGGAACCGGTGGGATGCCGGATTACACCGCTCATTTACTCGGAGGCCGGGGACGGAGCATTTTCCGGGTCGGAGTCTGATCTGGTGGTTGCTGAAATTCCCGAAGATGATCCCTCGGTGCTTCATCAGCTAAGGGGTCAATCGGGGGTGCCGATTGTGGCGCTGGTTCCGGAGCGTCTGATCGGATCGGCTATGGAGCTGGCCCGGATGGATCACTGTCGCTTCCTCCTGACGCCGGCGCATCCCCGAGAAATTCTTGAAGTTGTGAGGGACCAGCTCGATCTGGTTGCCCTGCGGCAAACAACCTCCTGGCTCACCGATCAGCTGAGGGCTCGTTATCATCCCGATAATCTCATCGGCGTGAGCCGGGGAGCGCACAATCGTCGAGCCTTCGTTCGAGCATTTGCCGATGTGGACCTTCCGATCTTGCTCGTAGGCGAGCGCGGGGTGGGAAAGGAGACGGTGGCGCGAACACTCCACTATGCGAGTCGCCGAGCCCTGCTTCCTTTTCTTCTCGTTGACACCGAAGCCCTTCCGACAGGAGGGCTGGAGCCGCTCCTTTTTGGCAACACGATGCGGCCTGAGCCTCACGCGCCGGTCTTTCGGCCCGGGCTCATGGAACTGGCTCGGGGTGGAACGATCTACCTGACGGACATCGCCCGTATACCCCAAATTGTCCAGATGCGGTTGGCGACCCTTCTCCGGGAACAGCACTCCTCCGGCGATGAACCTCGCGTGCGGCCGCGACTCATCTTTGGCAGTCTCGTATCGCCTGACAGCCTGAGGCGTCAACGGTTGCTCGATGAGGATCTCTGGCTCCTGCTTCAGGAGACGCAGCTCACCATCGAGCCGCTGCGTCAGCGACAGGAAGACATCCCGCTCTTTGTCGAGGCCTTCACCGGTGAAATTTGCCGGGAGTTCAACAAAGAGCCGAGAGAGATCACGCCCGGTGCTCTGGAGGCGCTCAAGCGTTATTCGTGGCCCGAGAATGTGAGCCAGTTGAAGAAGACGCTCCTTGCGGCGTTCGAACGTGCTCGTCCACCGGCCATTGACGAGACAATGCTCCCGGAACCCATCGGGACCAGGCCGTCACCCGTTCCGAAGATGGCGGTGACCGAAGCCGGTCTGGATTTCTATGAAGTCGTCGAGGAGTTTGAACGGGCACTCATCAGTAGCGCCCTTCACCTGACGGCGGGAAATCAGCGGCGAGCCGCTCGATTGCTGCGCCTGAAGGAGACAACGCTGGCGGCCATGCGCAAGCGGCTGTTCCCGAAATCGGGAGAGGGGAAATAGGACAAAAAAGTGCTGGTCTCGCCCGACGCAAAGCGGTACAATACCCTCGACTAATCCATGGGAAGGCCAGGAGGCAAAAGCGGACGAGACCGGCACTCCGAGACCGCTCCGGCGGCATGGCTTTATTTTCTTGACGAGCGCACCAAACCCGACCGCCGCTATCGCCTGGCCGGTCTCACATTGACGCTGGCACTTCACGGCTTTTATGTGGCAGCTCTCTTTTATGATTATTACCAGGACCTCCAGCGATGGAAGGTCCTCATGGGATTACAACTGGTCGCTCGCCCCGGTCAGGTCACGTTGCTCAGTCCCTCCGACATCGCGCGACTGACGGCTCCGCTGTATTATCCTCCCGGTCTGATCAGGTCGTCTGCTGAGGAGGAGGAAGCTCGACGACGGCAAGAGCAGGAGCGTCGGCGCGAGCAGCAACGACAGCAGGCGAAGGAGCAACGGGAGGAGGAAGAAGAGCCCCCCAAGCCCATCCCTCAGTCCTGGGAAGAGCTGGAGAAGCAAGCCCAGGAAACGGCCACACAGCTCAACATCGGTCCCATCAAGGAAGCCATCGCCCAACTGTACGAAGCCCGTCTTCGAGGCGAACTGGCCTTCACCGAGTTACGAGTGGGCGTTTCTTTTCGGGTGAAGAAAGATGGCGAACTGACCGACATTCGGCTGGCTGAACCGTCGGGAATCCCCGAAGTGGACTCAGCGGCGCTCATGGTCATCAACGAAGCGAGCCGCGTGCGTGTCCTGGCTCCACTGGCTGTCGCCGAATCCTGCACGGTTCGCCTGGTCATTTCCGATGCTGCTCAGCTCTATTTCATCGCTGCCTCGCGCAACGAAGCCGGTGCTTCCGACCTTCTGGCTCAGCTCAACGGCCTGTTGCTGCTGGTGCGGTTGAATTCCGGTCGGCTCGATCCCGATGTGGCCTCGGTCATCGCCCGGCTCACCATCATTCAGGAAGGACGCAATGTCATCGCCAGCGTGAAAATCCCTCGTTCGGAAGCCGCTGAAATGCTCAAGAATCGTCTGGGGGCTAAAACCTGACTGGCTCATCCCTCCCCCGCGGGCATAGTGCTCAGGGGCTGACAGTGCGCATTTTCCTGATACCCCGGCCACCATTATCGGCATTTGCTCTCGGTCTTTTCTTACCTTTACAATGTCCTCGCTGATCATCAACCTGGCAGTGGTGTGCTATGAAAACGATTATTGAGCCATTTCGCATCAAGGTCGTCGAACCGATCAAGATGACGACGCGAGAGGAACGCGAGCGGTATCTTCGCCAGGCGGGATACAATCTGTTTCTCATCCCGGCGGAAAACGTCATCATTGATCTGCTCACCGATAGTGGAACGGCGGCGATGAGTTCCGAACAATGGGCTGCCGTCATGCGCGGCGACGAATCCTACGCCGGGAGCGCGAGTTTCTACCGGTTTGAAGCGAGCGTGCGGGATATTTTCGGTTTCAAGCATATCATCCCCACGCATCAGGGACGCGCGGCCGAACGTATCCTTTTCTCCATTCTCTGTCGGCCCGGTCACATTGTGCCTAACAATACGCACTTCGATACGACGCGGGCCAATATCGAATATGTCGGTGCGGAAGCTGTTGATCTTCCGATCCGGGAATTCTACCAGCCGTCGGTCGTTCACCCCTTCAAAGGCAACATGGATACAGATGCATTACGCAGCCTCATCGAACGGGTCGGTCCCGAGCGGATTCCTCTGGTCATGCTCACGGTGACTAACAATTCCGGTGGGGGGCAGCCCGTCTCGATGGCCAATATCCGCGAGGTGCGAGAGATTTGTAATCGCTACGGCATCCCCCTGTATCTCGATGCCTGTCGTTTCGCCGAGAATGCGTATTTCATCAAGCTGCGCGAGGAGGGCTATGCCGACAAACCGGTCAAGGAGATCGCGCGCGAGATGTTCTCGCTGGCCGACGGTTGCACGATGTCGGCGAAAAAGGACGGGCTGGCCAATATTGGCGGATTTCTCTGCACCAATGATGATCGGCTGGCGCAGCAGGAGAAGGACCTGCTCATTCTCACCGAGGGATTCCCGACCTATGGCGGGCTCGCGGGACGCGATCTGGAAGCCATTGCCGTGGGACTTCAAGAGGTGCTCCACGAAGATTATCTGGAATATCGCTTCGCCTCGACGCGGTACCTCGGCCAGCATATTGCCGAAGCGGGCGTGCCGATCGTGCAGCCACCGGGAGGACACGCCATCTATATTGATGCAGGTGCGATGCTCCCGCACATTCCCCCGCTTCAGTTTCCGGCACAGTCCCTGGCGGTGGAACTTTATCGCGAGGCGGGGATTCGCTCGGTCGAAATCGGCTCGGTCATGTTCGCCCGGCATCATCCGGAAACGGGCGAGGAGATTCCCGCACCGATGGAGCTGGTTCGCCTGGCCATCCCGCGTCGCGTCTACACGCAGAGCCACATTGACTATGTCATCGAGGCCATCCTGAATGTCTTCAAGCGGCGCGAGTCTCTCAGGGGGTATCGAATCGTCCATCAGGCTCCCTTCCTCCGGCATTTCACGGCCCGATTTGAACCAATTGAGTGAAGGGGTGGGGATGGAGGTACCGTCAGTCGTCAGGGGACGTTACGCGCTCAAGCGGGTGGGCGCGTGGCGACGTTGTCGTGGTTGAAGCTACTGGGCGAAATAGCCGCGACGGGTGCGCACGCGTGCGCCCGGACGCGCGACGGTGACCTCGACCTGCCGCCAGCGTCCATCGCGTTCAACTCGCGTGGGCATGTAAGCGAGGCTGTAGATCGTGCGCAAATCGGCGGCAATCTGCTCATAGACGCCCTCCAGGTCCTCGAGTTTCGCCGCCCGGTACAATCGGCCTCCGGAAACATCGGCGAGCTGGCGAAACTGCTGCTCGGCCAGGCGAGTTCCCTCGCGCACCTGCTCGCGGGCCGATTCGATGAGCGTTGCCGCCAGTTGCGCTTCGTTTTCCAGAAGGATGGGGTAAATCAATGCATCGGATTGGATGACACCATTGAGCAGGTCTTCGAAACGCAGGAACGAACCCGGTCGCCGGAGCGGGTCGTTGGCCAGTGGCGTGTTGAGATAGGCCATCGAACTATCACGACCATCGCTCAGAACGACGATGGCATTGCGCTGGCCTCGAACCCGACTGATCTCTTCAACGAGCGCATAGCCAATGGCATCATAAACGGCTGTGCTGCCCAGCGGAGGCTGGACGCGATAGAGTGCCTGCGTCAGGGCCTGCCGATCGCTGGTCAGATGAGCGACAACCTCGACATCTCGAGCAAAGAGAATGATCGCCAGCCGATCCTCCGGGCGCATCAGCTCCACAAAACGCAAAGCCGCTTGACGAATGACGTCGAAGTTTCCCCGCGTGCTCCCGCTCACATCGAGCAGCAGTACGAGATTAAACGGCGCCGTCTCCCTGCTGAAATGGGTGATCGTTTGTGGCACCCCGTCCTCGGTGACGGTGAAATCTTTCGCCGTCAGTCCGGTGATCACCTTGCCCTCGGCGTCGGTGACGCTGGCATTGAGGGTCACCAGGGGGGATTCCAATTTCACGACATCTTCGTCACTGCTGCTATTTCCAACCGGGACCTTGCCGCCCGTGAGCCAGTCGGCCTGAGCCAGGGCGCGTTGCAGTCGAGGTTCGATGTAACGGATCGCCACGCCCAAGGGATTCTGTGGGCTGCTGGCGATGGTACGGGCGGCGTGGGAGAGAGGCTGGGGAGGAACAGCTCCGATGATGGTCCGGGGGACAGTCGAGGTGGGCATTCCCACTTCGACCCACCCGTTGAGCGTTCTCACCTGAATGGGAAGACGACCCGTTCCGAGTTTTCCGACAAGCATCGCCGGGGGGGGAGCCGCCCCTCGCTGCGCCGGATTGAGTAGCGTGGGCGCGGCCGAACGTTCCAGCGGAGGTCCTCCATAACGAGGATAGCCTTCTAGCCAGGTGATCTCAATCTTCGCATCCTCGATGGGTATGCCGAGAATGACATCTCCGCTCAGCGTCTCGGCACGCACGCCGGCCACGCGCCCGTGAACCTGGATCGTTCCTTCTTCAGCCTTCAGCCTGAGCTTCACCCCTGCCGGGACGGCCAGATGGAGGTCAACGACCCGCTCTTCCTTGGCGACGCATTTGATTTCAACGGTGGTTTTGCCATGCTCGATTCGGAGGTCTGCGGCGCTGGCGGGCACCTGTGATCCCTCCGCCACGACGCGGAGCTGGTCGGGCGCGCCCTCGAAGACGAGGATCCGCCCACGAGGATTTTCTACGCGAACTTCCCCTCCGGCGGGGAAGGGGAGGCGTTTGTCAACAGTGGCGGCGCCACCCCTCGAGGGTGAGGGGGGAGTCTTCTGCTGTCGGGGAGTGAAGAGCAGGTCGCGAGCGACTCTCCCGGCACTCGCCCGCGGGGCGGACTGCCAGCTCCCGCCGACAGCGAGCGCGCTCAAAATCACGCACACGACAGCGCGGCTGGAAAAGGGGCAAACCATCCCACCTCGCTAGGGTTGTCCTTGAGGAGCGTAATATCCGCGCTTGGCGTGAACCTTCAGCTTGTTCCCCCCTTGTTTGGCGACCTCGACTTTAATCCTTCGCCACTTCCCATCCCGGCTCGTGTTGGTGGACATGTAGCCGAGATTATATTGCTGGCGCAGCTCACGCGCGATATTGGCGCACACGGGTTCGAGCAGCGAGGCTCCCATCACCGTGAAGTGACGTCCACCAGTCAGCTTCGAGATCTGCTGCAGGATGGAGATGCCTTGCTGTTCGAAATAGGTGTTGTAGAGCGTTGGGTCGGGCGTCCCAATCGTGTAAATCTGCACATCCGATTCCTTCATCAGCCGGGAGAGCGATCCGTAGCTGTAGCGCGAGCTGTTATCCTGCCCGTCGCTGATGACGAGAAGGACGCGCTTCCCATAGCGGGCATGCTTGAGCTTGAGAACGCCCTCATAAATGGCATCGAAGAGAGCCGTCCGCCCCTTGGGCCGAAGAAACGGTAGGTAGGTGAGCAAGACTTCCCCATCGGTGAAATCGGCCAGAAGCGTCACTTCGTGATTGAAGGCGATAGCGAAGAACTCATCCTGAGGATTACTCCATTCGATGAACCGTCGCACCGCCTCACGCGCCCGGCTGATTTTACTCCTCATGCTGCCCGATACGTCCAGGATGATCCCCACGCTGATGGGAATATCTTCGGTGGTGAAGAACTTCACCGTTTGGGGGACATCATCCTCGTAAACGGTAAAGTGGTCTTGCTTCAACCCGGAGATGAATCGCCCCAGAGCATCGGTCACGCTCACCGAGAGGACGACGAGTTCGGACTTCAACTTGATGAACTGATCGGCCGGCGACTGCGGAGGAAGAACTACCGTTGAGGAACTCCGCTCCGATGCGCGTTCTGCTTGAGCCGAAACCCGACCGGAAGGGCCCGCGCCACTTCCGACCAAAGCCACCAGAGAGAGAAGGACGACGACGCCCGATCGTCCCCGATGAAAATGGGAAGCCAGAGTCTTTTTTAGTACCACCATGCTATCCCTCCTCCAACGATCTCCCACGGTATTTCGACCACGCGGTGGACGTTATGATAAAGAGATTTCAGAGCAGATGCAACGAGAATTTTTCCCGTCCCAATGGGAATCAACCGGCCAGCAGAACGGTTCTCGTCGAGCGGGAGGGGACGCCGCGCAACCGAATTACAGGATGAGGTACTTGCGCCACTGTTCCTGCTGGCGTCCCAGATGAGCCAGAATTTGATGACCGACGCGCCAGG contains:
- a CDS encoding glutaredoxin family protein is translated as MRERPVVTIYSKPGCHLCEEAKEAIMRSGCPVAFRLEIVNIEEDAQLFARFKDDIPVIFINGLKAFKHRVTPREFCDRLCRITQRTR
- a CDS encoding M28 family peptidase, with translation MRPLGLRVLLAGLMMVIACSHQPESQATDSQSPSSRSATEFDGERAFQHVRALVEMGPRPVGSAAHDRARDYIVAELKKYGLTIIKDEFTAQTPLGQRPMVSIIGELKGESDNILILASHYDTKLFTDITFVGANDGGSSTGALLELARVIAARQQKPKHTLWFTFFDGEEAFVNWTQADSKYGSRHLVARLEGERKLEKVKAMILLDMIGDKDLELKRDGYSTPWLVDIIWAAARELGYEKHFSSSETFIDDDHIPFLDKGVPAVDLIDFNYGLFNRYWHTAEDTLDKLSPRSLKIVGDTVLTALPRIEEAVNQKGKS
- a CDS encoding 3-isopropylmalate dehydrogenase codes for the protein MGRRIAVIPGDGIGIEVVTEAVRVLEKANRLYHLDLEFTWFDWGAEKYLREGVTLPSGAVEMLQSDYAAILAGAFGDPRVPDNKHAHDILLGLRFRLDLYINLRPVRLLAEDLTPLKNRTVRDLDFVIFRENTEGAYVGIGGIFKKGTDEEIALQEEINTRRGVERIIVAAFEYARRQGRRRVTLVDKSNAMRFGHDLWQRTFREVAHRYPEIEATHQYVDTMALLMVQNPAECDVIVTTNLFGDILSDLGAALVGGLGVAPSGNIHPGRVSLFEPVHGSAPSLAGKNLANPIGAVLTAAMMLEYLDEKPAARAIETAVIETIAAGEVTRDLGGRLSTSEAGQAIVARLR
- a CDS encoding alpha/beta hydrolase — its product is MPFLDLDEGRIYYRQQGQGEPIVFVNDWPLSHHYWGPLAHRLRSCFRLIGFDPRSTGQSRTLVPSAPCDVETQAEDLHSIITRLGLGEVHLVGHGLGTVVAGLCLRVHPQDVRTLTLITPILRPEAPEGVNGYVAYAQAVLMLRKLTAVPLARNLLLRRYSYGRIPSAYRQALLEDFNRVSVSAAWEAIHSATEEETLRRFAESLTMTKCPVLILACGADKLSPLETARWIYDRIQTGTLITLKTHGHFPMLESPEKIGSLLREFFEKTSPGTGSAVS
- a CDS encoding sigma 54-interacting transcriptional regulator, translating into MGSRTVVQAPIDQTALRGRMRVVVVTESLVRSREIAHLLEPVGCRITPLIYSEAGDGAFSGSESDLVVAEIPEDDPSVLHQLRGQSGVPIVALVPERLIGSAMELARMDHCRFLLTPAHPREILEVVRDQLDLVALRQTTSWLTDQLRARYHPDNLIGVSRGAHNRRAFVRAFADVDLPILLVGERGVGKETVARTLHYASRRALLPFLLVDTEALPTGGLEPLLFGNTMRPEPHAPVFRPGLMELARGGTIYLTDIARIPQIVQMRLATLLREQHSSGDEPRVRPRLIFGSLVSPDSLRRQRLLDEDLWLLLQETQLTIEPLRQRQEDIPLFVEAFTGEICREFNKEPREITPGALEALKRYSWPENVSQLKKTLLAAFERARPPAIDETMLPEPIGTRPSPVPKMAVTEAGLDFYEVVEEFERALISSALHLTAGNQRRAARLLRLKETTLAAMRKRLFPKSGEGK
- a CDS encoding energy transducer TonB yields the protein MGRPGGKSGRDRHSETAPAAWLYFLDERTKPDRRYRLAGLTLTLALHGFYVAALFYDYYQDLQRWKVLMGLQLVARPGQVTLLSPSDIARLTAPLYYPPGLIRSSAEEEEARRRQEQERRREQQRQQAKEQREEEEEPPKPIPQSWEELEKQAQETATQLNIGPIKEAIAQLYEARLRGELAFTELRVGVSFRVKKDGELTDIRLAEPSGIPEVDSAALMVINEASRVRVLAPLAVAESCTVRLVISDAAQLYFIAASRNEAGASDLLAQLNGLLLLVRLNSGRLDPDVASVIARLTIIQEGRNVIASVKIPRSEAAEMLKNRLGAKT
- a CDS encoding tryptophanase encodes the protein MKTIIEPFRIKVVEPIKMTTREERERYLRQAGYNLFLIPAENVIIDLLTDSGTAAMSSEQWAAVMRGDESYAGSASFYRFEASVRDIFGFKHIIPTHQGRAAERILFSILCRPGHIVPNNTHFDTTRANIEYVGAEAVDLPIREFYQPSVVHPFKGNMDTDALRSLIERVGPERIPLVMLTVTNNSGGGQPVSMANIREVREICNRYGIPLYLDACRFAENAYFIKLREEGYADKPVKEIAREMFSLADGCTMSAKKDGLANIGGFLCTNDDRLAQQEKDLLILTEGFPTYGGLAGRDLEAIAVGLQEVLHEDYLEYRFASTRYLGQHIAEAGVPIVQPPGGHAIYIDAGAMLPHIPPLQFPAQSLAVELYREAGIRSVEIGSVMFARHHPETGEEIPAPMELVRLAIPRRVYTQSHIDYVIEAILNVFKRRESLRGYRIVHQAPFLRHFTARFEPIE
- a CDS encoding VWA domain-containing protein, with product MVCPFSSRAVVCVILSALAVGGSWQSAPRASAGRVARDLLFTPRQQKTPPSPSRGGAATVDKRLPFPAGGEVRVENPRGRILVFEGAPDQLRVVAEGSQVPASAADLRIEHGKTTVEIKCVAKEERVVDLHLAVPAGVKLRLKAEEGTIQVHGRVAGVRAETLSGDVILGIPIEDAKIEITWLEGYPRYGGPPLERSAAPTLLNPAQRGAAPPPAMLVGKLGTGRLPIQVRTLNGWVEVGMPTSTVPRTIIGAVPPQPLSHAARTIASSPQNPLGVAIRYIEPRLQRALAQADWLTGGKVPVGNSSSDEDVVKLESPLVTLNASVTDAEGKVITGLTAKDFTVTEDGVPQTITHFSRETAPFNLVLLLDVSGSTRGNFDVIRQAALRFVELMRPEDRLAIILFARDVEVVAHLTSDRQALTQALYRVQPPLGSTAVYDAIGYALVEEISRVRGQRNAIVVLSDGRDSSMAYLNTPLANDPLRRPGSFLRFEDLLNGVIQSDALIYPILLENEAQLAATLIESAREQVREGTRLAEQQFRQLADVSGGRLYRAAKLEDLEGVYEQIAADLRTIYSLAYMPTRVERDGRWRQVEVTVARPGARVRTRRGYFAQ
- a CDS encoding VWA domain-containing protein encodes the protein MVVLKKTLASHFHRGRSGVVVLLSLVALVGSGAGPSGRVSAQAERASERSSSTVVLPPQSPADQFIKLKSELVVLSVSVTDALGRFISGLKQDHFTVYEDDVPQTVKFFTTEDIPISVGIILDVSGSMRSKISRAREAVRRFIEWSNPQDEFFAIAFNHEVTLLADFTDGEVLLTYLPFLRPKGRTALFDAIYEGVLKLKHARYGKRVLLVISDGQDNSSRYSYGSLSRLMKESDVQIYTIGTPDPTLYNTYFEQQGISILQQISKLTGGRHFTVMGASLLEPVCANIARELRQQYNLGYMSTNTSRDGKWRRIKVEVAKQGGNKLKVHAKRGYYAPQGQP